The following proteins are co-located in the Campylobacter concisus genome:
- the atpA gene encoding F0F1 ATP synthase subunit alpha, translated as MSAKIKADEISTIIKERIENFDLSVDVEETGKVISVADGVANVYGLKNVMAGEMVEFESGEKGMALNLEESSVGIVILGKTSGITEGSSVKRLKKLLRVPVGDALIGRVVNSLGEPIDAKGPIEATESRFVEEKAKGIMARKSVHEPLQTGIKAIDALVPIGRGQRELIIGDRQTGKTTVAIDTIINQKGQDVICIYVAIGQKQSTVAQVVKKLEEYGAMDYTIVVNAGASDAAALQYLAPYAGVTMGEYFRDNSRHALIIYDDLSKHAVAYREMSLILRRPPGREAYPGDVFYLHSRLLERASKLNDALGAGSLTALPIIETQAGDVSAYIPTNVISITDGQIFLESDLFNSGIRPAINVGLSVSRVGGAAQIKAIKQVSGTLRLDLAQYRELQAFAQFASDLDESSRKQLERGQKMVEVLKQPPYSPLPVENQVVIIFAGAKGYLDDVATTSVTKFEAELYPYIEAKYPEIFEQIRTKKVLDKEIEENLHKALKDFKATFAAN; from the coding sequence GTGAGTGCAAAAATTAAAGCTGACGAAATTAGCACGATAATCAAAGAGCGTATTGAAAATTTTGATTTAAGTGTTGATGTAGAAGAGACCGGTAAAGTCATCTCAGTCGCTGATGGCGTTGCAAACGTTTATGGTTTGAAAAATGTTATGGCTGGCGAGATGGTTGAATTTGAAAGTGGCGAAAAAGGTATGGCTCTTAACCTTGAAGAGAGTAGTGTTGGTATAGTTATTCTTGGAAAAACCAGCGGTATCACAGAAGGAAGCTCTGTAAAAAGACTTAAAAAACTTTTACGCGTTCCAGTTGGTGACGCATTGATTGGTCGTGTTGTAAATTCGCTAGGTGAGCCAATCGACGCAAAAGGCCCGATTGAAGCTACCGAATCTCGCTTTGTTGAAGAAAAAGCAAAAGGTATCATGGCTAGAAAGAGTGTTCATGAGCCACTTCAAACAGGTATCAAAGCGATCGATGCACTTGTACCAATCGGTAGAGGACAAAGAGAACTAATCATCGGCGACCGCCAAACTGGAAAAACAACAGTTGCTATCGATACTATCATCAACCAAAAAGGTCAAGATGTTATTTGTATCTATGTAGCTATCGGTCAAAAACAATCAACCGTTGCTCAAGTCGTTAAAAAACTTGAAGAATATGGCGCTATGGACTACACGATAGTTGTAAATGCTGGTGCTAGTGACGCAGCTGCGCTTCAATACCTTGCACCATACGCTGGCGTAACAATGGGTGAATACTTTAGAGATAACTCTCGCCACGCGCTAATCATCTATGATGACTTGTCAAAACACGCGGTTGCTTACCGTGAGATGTCTTTGATCTTAAGAAGACCACCAGGTCGTGAAGCTTACCCAGGTGACGTTTTCTACCTTCACTCAAGACTTCTAGAAAGAGCAAGTAAGCTAAATGACGCGCTAGGTGCTGGATCTTTAACAGCTCTACCTATTATCGAGACTCAAGCGGGCGATGTTTCAGCTTATATTCCAACAAACGTTATTTCTATTACAGATGGTCAAATTTTCCTTGAAAGCGACCTATTTAACTCAGGTATCCGCCCAGCGATCAACGTTGGTCTTTCTGTATCTCGTGTTGGTGGTGCAGCTCAGATCAAAGCTATCAAACAAGTTTCTGGTACACTAAGACTAGACCTTGCTCAGTACCGCGAACTACAAGCGTTTGCTCAGTTTGCAAGCGACCTTGACGAGAGCTCAAGAAAGCAACTAGAGCGCGGTCAAAAGATGGTTGAAGTACTAAAACAACCTCCATATTCTCCGCTTCCAGTTGAGAATCAAGTAGTTATAATATTTGCTGGTGCTAAGGGTTACTTGGATGATGTTGCAACTACAAGTGTAACAAAATTTGAAGCTGAGCTATATCCATATATCGAGGCAAAATACCCTGAAATTTTTGAACAAATCAGAACAAAAAAAGTTCTTGATAAAGAAATAGAAGAAAATTTACATAAAGCGTTGAAAGATTTTAAAGCGACTTTTGCCGCGAACTAG
- a CDS encoding F0F1 ATP synthase subunit delta — MNEVVAKKYVKAILSEVKSNELNAFVENLSELTAAFASDKFKSIISLPTLKASQKVEFVLSLVKNQDVKFVNFIKLLGANKRLELIPAILNEMKIEQSLLENTYRGEVIGNFDLSAEQLKALEENFSKKFDSKIKLDGSKSDYNGVKVELDDLGVEVNFSIDRLKSQMSEYILKAI; from the coding sequence ATGAATGAAGTAGTAGCTAAAAAATACGTAAAGGCGATCTTAAGCGAAGTAAAGTCCAATGAACTTAATGCATTTGTTGAAAATTTATCAGAACTAACTGCTGCTTTTGCTAGCGATAAATTTAAAAGTATTATAAGTTTGCCGACATTAAAGGCTTCACAAAAGGTTGAATTTGTACTATCTTTGGTTAAAAATCAAGATGTCAAATTTGTAAATTTTATTAAGCTTCTTGGCGCAAATAAAAGACTGGAGCTTATCCCAGCGATCTTAAACGAGATGAAGATAGAGCAATCTTTGCTTGAAAATACATATCGTGGCGAGGTTATTGGAAATTTTGACCTAAGCGCTGAGCAGCTGAAAGCTTTGGAAGAGAATTTCTCTAAGAAATTTGACTCTAAGATCAAGCTTGATGGCTCAAAGAGCGATTACAACGGCGTAAAAGTTGAGTTAGACGATTTAGGTGTCGAGGTAAATTTCTCTATCGACAGACTAAAAAGTCAAATGAGTGAATATATATTAAAAGCAATTTAA
- a CDS encoding F0F1 ATP synthase subunit B, producing MKIKILFFLALPFLAYASGHGGTNYDIVERTLNFLLFFAILVYFAAKPLKALYQSRIDRIANKLESIQEKLRDSKAKKDDALKRVEEAKQNANSLIETAKKEALNLAAKVKSDAQNDIANLQKSYKEQKEFEERKMIKGVVNEILSDIFSSDSLKVDQKELVNIILKKVS from the coding sequence ATGAAGATAAAAATTTTATTTTTTCTAGCACTTCCATTTCTAGCTTATGCTAGTGGGCATGGCGGAACAAATTACGATATAGTAGAGAGAACGCTAAACTTCTTACTTTTCTTTGCTATTTTGGTATATTTTGCAGCTAAGCCACTAAAAGCTCTTTATCAAAGCAGAATTGACAGGATCGCAAATAAGCTTGAAAGTATCCAAGAAAAACTCCGTGATTCTAAGGCCAAAAAAGATGACGCTCTAAAACGTGTAGAAGAGGCTAAGCAAAATGCAAACTCTTTAATCGAAACTGCTAAAAAAGAGGCTTTAAATTTAGCTGCTAAGGTTAAAAGTGATGCTCAAAATGATATAGCAAACCTCCAAAAGAGTTACAAAGAGCAAAAAGAATTTGAAGAGCGCAAGATGATAAAAGGCGTTGTAAATGAAATTTTGAGTGACATTTTCTCAAGCGATAGCCTAAAAGTCGATCAAAAAGAGCTTGTAAATATCATACTTAAAAAGGTTAGCTAA
- a CDS encoding FoF1 ATP synthase subunit B': MLEIDVPLMLLTAVVFLVLIAILNSLLYKPMLKFIDDRNASIKNDEESTSKNASDLSVHEKEIEEIILNARTEANKIRQEALNLAKEESLKEVNAVKSSLEANYNEFLNALSSQKDNLKADLSAKLPELRAALNAKLSKI, encoded by the coding sequence ATGTTAGAAATAGATGTGCCATTGATGCTTTTAACGGCTGTCGTTTTCTTGGTATTGATCGCTATTTTGAATTCCTTGCTTTATAAGCCAATGCTCAAATTCATAGATGACAGAAATGCCTCTATAAAAAATGATGAAGAGAGTACTAGTAAAAATGCAAGTGATCTAAGTGTTCATGAAAAAGAGATTGAAGAGATTATATTAAACGCAAGGACTGAGGCCAATAAAATAAGGCAAGAAGCCTTAAATTTGGCAAAAGAAGAGTCTTTAAAAGAAGTAAATGCCGTAAAGAGTAGTTTAGAGGCTAATTATAATGAATTTTTAAATGCTCTAAGCTCTCAGAAAGATAACTTAAAGGCAGATCTATCAGCTAAACTACCTGAACTTAGAGCGGCTTTAAATGCCAAGCTCTCTAAAATTTAA
- a CDS encoding ParB/RepB/Spo0J family partition protein: MAKKGGLGRGLSAILEDVEQAYSKEIANLNDSEIVEEINIDEILPNPYQPRTHFDEEALKELSASIKRHGLIQPIIVIKKDDGYMLIAGERRYRATKMLGASKIKAIIADIKSQNLRELALIENIQRENLNPIELAKSYKELINEYKITQDGLANIIHKSRTQITNTMRLLLLSDYTQKLLQEDKLTQGHAKVIVGLSTEEEKMVVDTIIGQKLSVRDTEILVKKIKNKEEIKDKKPKISEEMSKKLSNLQEIFKNLKIKAKVKSSNLVLEFNNISQVEEFIARLK, translated from the coding sequence ATGGCGAAAAAAGGTGGATTAGGGCGAGGACTTAGCGCGATACTTGAAGATGTAGAGCAAGCCTACAGTAAAGAGATCGCAAATTTAAATGACTCTGAGATAGTCGAAGAGATAAATATAGATGAAATTTTGCCAAACCCATACCAGCCAAGAACACATTTTGACGAAGAGGCTTTAAAAGAGCTAAGTGCCAGCATCAAAAGGCACGGATTGATCCAGCCAATAATCGTCATCAAAAAAGATGATGGCTATATGTTAATAGCTGGTGAGCGCAGATACCGCGCTACAAAGATGCTTGGAGCAAGCAAGATAAAGGCAATCATCGCTGATATCAAGTCTCAAAATTTAAGAGAGCTTGCGCTTATTGAAAATATTCAACGTGAAAATTTAAATCCAATCGAACTTGCAAAGTCGTATAAAGAGCTCATAAATGAGTATAAGATCACACAAGATGGCTTGGCAAACATCATTCATAAAAGTAGAACACAAATAACAAATACGATGAGGCTTTTACTTCTTAGCGACTACACACAAAAACTTCTACAAGAAGATAAGCTCACACAAGGCCACGCTAAAGTCATAGTAGGACTTAGTACTGAAGAAGAAAAGATGGTTGTTGATACGATAATTGGTCAAAAGCTAAGTGTCAGAGATACGGAAATCTTGGTGAAAAAGATAAAAAATAAAGAAGAGATAAAAGACAAAAAGCCAAAAATTTCTGAGGAAATGAGTAAAAAACTATCAAATTTACAAGAAATTTTTAAAAATTTAAAGATAAAAGCAAAAGTAAAATCTAGCAATCTAGTTTTAGAATTTAATAATATTTCACAGGTGGAAGAATTTATTGCTAGGCTAAAATAG
- a CDS encoding ParA family protein, whose amino-acid sequence MSEIITIANQKGGVGKTTTAVNLAASLAVAEKKVLLIDIDPQANATTGLGFSRSDYEFNIYHVLTDRKKLSQIVLKTEIPTLFLAPSNIGLVGIEQEFNDQNKDYKLILKNKISEVVNDYDFIIIDSPPALGSITINALSASDSVIIPIQCEFYALEGLAQILNTVKIIKKTINPKLNIKGFLPTMFSSQNNLSKETIANLKQHFENKLFKSKDSKEEFVVVPRNVKLAESPSFGKPVILYDIKSPGSIAYQNLAYCILN is encoded by the coding sequence ATGAGCGAGATAATAACAATAGCTAACCAAAAAGGCGGCGTTGGCAAGACCACAACAGCCGTAAATTTAGCCGCATCACTGGCGGTTGCTGAGAAAAAAGTATTATTAATAGACATCGATCCACAGGCAAATGCGACAACTGGACTTGGTTTTAGCAGAAGTGACTATGAGTTTAACATTTATCACGTCTTAACAGATAGAAAAAAGCTCTCGCAAATCGTATTAAAAACTGAGATCCCAACACTTTTTTTGGCTCCGTCAAATATAGGGCTTGTCGGTATTGAACAAGAATTTAACGATCAAAATAAGGACTATAAACTAATCCTTAAAAATAAAATTTCAGAAGTTGTAAATGACTATGATTTTATCATCATCGATAGTCCTCCAGCACTTGGCAGCATCACGATAAATGCTCTTAGCGCAAGTGATAGTGTTATCATCCCGATTCAATGTGAATTTTACGCACTTGAGGGTTTGGCTCAAATTTTAAATACGGTTAAGATTATTAAGAAGACGATAAATCCAAAGCTAAATATAAAGGGATTTTTACCAACTATGTTTAGTTCGCAAAATAATCTCTCAAAAGAGACAATTGCAAATTTAAAGCAGCATTTTGAAAATAAGCTCTTTAAGAGTAAGGACAGCAAAGAGGAATTTGTGGTCGTTCCAAGAAATGTGAAACTTGCTGAAAGCCCAAGTTTTGGTAAGCCAGTGATACTTTATGATATAAAATCACCAGGCTCAATTGCGTATCAAAATTTGGCATATTGTATTTTAAACTAA
- a CDS encoding biotin--[acetyl-CoA-carboxylase] ligase: MKVEFFQSLPSTQEFLIEALKNGEIKAPYMVVAYNQTKGVGSRGNSWEGLGGNLFMSFCISEDELSSDIPPPSISIYFSMLMREVLSELGSKCWLKWPNDFYVDERKIGGTLTNKVDEIYICGMGINLASAPENAGILDIKTSVDELVWGFISMLDKKILWKPIFSKFRIDFCKSKGFITHIANRAVSLQDAEICEDGAILLNGEKVYSLR; encoded by the coding sequence TTGAAAGTAGAGTTTTTCCAAAGTCTGCCTTCGACGCAGGAATTTTTGATAGAAGCCCTAAAAAACGGCGAGATAAAAGCTCCGTATATGGTTGTGGCGTATAATCAAACAAAAGGAGTCGGTAGCCGCGGCAACAGCTGGGAGGGACTTGGCGGAAATTTATTTATGTCGTTTTGCATAAGTGAAGATGAGCTGTCAAGCGACATACCACCGCCTTCGATCTCAATATATTTTTCTATGTTGATGCGTGAAGTCTTGAGCGAACTTGGCTCAAAGTGCTGGTTAAAATGGCCAAATGACTTTTATGTGGACGAGCGCAAGATAGGTGGCACTTTAACAAATAAAGTAGATGAAATTTACATTTGTGGCATGGGGATAAATTTAGCTAGCGCGCCTGAAAATGCGGGCATTTTGGATATAAAAACTAGCGTAGATGAGCTAGTTTGGGGCTTTATTAGCATGCTTGATAAAAAGATTTTATGGAAGCCAATTTTTAGCAAATTTAGGATAGACTTTTGCAAGTCAAAAGGTTTTATTACGCATATTGCAAATAGAGCTGTTTCGCTTCAGGATGCTGAAATTTGCGAGGATGGAGCGATATTATTAAACGGGGAAAAGGTATATTCGTTAAGATGA
- the thiD gene encoding bifunctional hydroxymethylpyrimidine kinase/phosphomethylpyrimidine kinase — MKNALSIAGVDPSGGAGVLADIKVFIAHGVYAMGAITAVTAQNTKGIFGMQLVETKLIEDQIRAIFDDIRVDVIKIGVVPSVDIIKCVAKTLREIKNLPPVVLDPVMSCKNGDIWLEGAAKDAIVKELFPLASVITPNIFEAREILKRELKGEGELKEACKDLLKFGTKSVYLKCGEIEGKSLDIFYDGSEYEIFSDERIKTTATHGSGCSLSSAIASNLANGQSLKESVKNAHDYIFNAIKNAVIIGGGQNPVNHFYKFKV, encoded by the coding sequence ATGAAAAATGCGCTAAGTATAGCAGGAGTTGATCCAAGCGGCGGAGCTGGGGTTTTAGCTGATATAAAGGTATTTATAGCACACGGCGTATATGCGATGGGAGCGATCACAGCGGTCACTGCTCAAAATACAAAGGGCATATTTGGCATGCAGCTAGTTGAGACTAAGCTCATCGAGGATCAGATAAGAGCGATATTTGATGATATAAGAGTTGATGTGATAAAAATAGGCGTTGTCCCAAGCGTGGATATCATAAAATGCGTCGCCAAAACGCTAAGAGAGATCAAAAATTTACCACCAGTCGTGCTCGATCCTGTAATGAGCTGTAAAAATGGCGACATCTGGCTAGAGGGCGCTGCAAAAGACGCGATCGTGAAGGAGCTTTTTCCGCTTGCGAGCGTGATCACGCCAAATATCTTTGAAGCGCGTGAAATTTTAAAGCGTGAGCTAAAAGGCGAGGGCGAGCTAAAAGAGGCTTGCAAAGATCTTTTGAAATTTGGCACAAAAAGCGTCTATCTAAAGTGTGGCGAGATAGAAGGCAAGTCGCTTGATATATTTTATGATGGCAGTGAATATGAAATTTTTAGCGACGAGCGCATAAAAACGACTGCTACTCACGGCTCAGGCTGCTCGCTATCAAGTGCGATCGCTTCAAATTTAGCAAATGGCCAAAGCCTGAAAGAGAGCGTAAAAAATGCGCATGATTATATCTTTAACGCTATCAAAAACGCGGTCATCATTGGTGGCGGACAAAATCCGGTAAATCACTTCTATAAATTTAAGGTGTGA
- the fmt gene encoding methionyl-tRNA formyltransferase codes for MNVVFMGTPDYAVRILRHLKEAGFNIKAVFTQPDKPVGRKQILTPSEVKIYAKNELGGVPVFTPNTLKDEAVVAELKAFSPDFIVVAAYGKILPKSVLDVATCINLHASILPKYRGASPIQSAILAGEKQTGVTAMLMDAGLDTGDMLDFVYTPCESKMSSELFSELGELGGELIVKVLRNFANLKPQKQDDAQATHCKKISKSDGLFSFDEDAGQIYNKFRALTPWPGLYLASGLKILSLELSEKSGKSGEILSVEKDHVVVACKGGAVKIYELQEPSKKPTNAKAYINGKRISVGDELK; via the coding sequence ATGAATGTAGTTTTTATGGGAACGCCTGATTATGCGGTTAGGATACTTAGGCACTTAAAAGAAGCTGGCTTTAATATAAAAGCAGTCTTTACCCAGCCTGATAAGCCAGTTGGCAGAAAGCAAATTTTAACCCCAAGTGAGGTCAAAATTTACGCTAAAAATGAGCTAGGAGGCGTGCCAGTCTTTACGCCAAATACGCTAAAAGATGAGGCGGTAGTTGCCGAGCTAAAGGCATTTAGCCCAGACTTTATCGTAGTGGCAGCTTATGGCAAAATTTTACCCAAGAGTGTCCTAGACGTCGCCACCTGTATAAATTTGCACGCCTCGATCTTGCCAAAATATAGAGGTGCGAGCCCTATACAAAGTGCGATCCTAGCTGGCGAGAAGCAAACAGGCGTGACTGCAATGCTAATGGACGCTGGCCTTGATACTGGCGATATGCTGGACTTCGTCTACACGCCTTGCGAGAGTAAGATGTCAAGTGAGCTTTTTAGTGAGCTAGGCGAGCTTGGCGGCGAGCTAATCGTCAAGGTGCTAAGAAATTTTGCAAATTTAAAGCCACAAAAGCAAGACGACGCACAGGCCACGCACTGCAAAAAGATAAGTAAAAGCGACGGACTTTTTAGCTTTGATGAAGATGCGGGGCAAATTTATAATAAATTTCGTGCGCTCACACCTTGGCCGGGGCTTTATCTAGCAAGCGGTCTTAAAATTTTATCGCTTGAGCTAAGCGAAAAAAGTGGCAAAAGTGGAGAAATTTTAAGCGTAGAAAAGGACCACGTAGTCGTTGCTTGCAAGGGTGGGGCGGTCAAAATTTACGAGCTTCAAGAGCCAAGCAAAAAGCCAACAAACGCAAAAGCATATATAAATGGTAAGCGTATTAGCGTTGGCGATGAATTAAAATAA